Proteins encoded in a region of the Puniceibacterium sp. IMCC21224 genome:
- a CDS encoding DUF2065 domain-containing protein, which yields MSADLLYGIGLVLVIEGLVYALAPSLVEQLLEALRMMPHDMRRVIGLGALAFGLVFVWVAKVLG from the coding sequence ATGAGCGCGGATTTACTATACGGGATCGGATTGGTCCTGGTGATCGAGGGGCTGGTGTACGCACTGGCCCCTTCGCTTGTCGAGCAACTGCTCGAAGCGCTGCGGATGATGCCGCATGATATGCGCCGCGTGATCGGTCTTGGCGCGCTGGCCTTTGGGCTGGTATTTGTCTGGGTTGCTAAGGTGCTGGGCTGA
- a CDS encoding VCBS repeat-containing protein, whose amino-acid sequence MTGARRLVSRLMRSSGRRAWLMLFVWLVLQGAGGIVAAEIRAARYVDPTTRYDHGVLGDAVEWGALELTLTDGRLLRAVLPDALVFEDTAPRLADVDGDGAPEVIVVESSLTRGARLAIWGEAGRIAATPHIGQRNRWLAPVGAADLDGDGRIEVAYVDRPHLAKRLRIWRFETGALHPVADLDGLTNHRIGWDHIESGIRDCGAGLEMIMADGGWQRVMVARLDNDRLTARVVGPYSGLQSIEKALSCD is encoded by the coding sequence ATGACGGGGGCGCGGCGTCTTGTGTCGCGCCTGATGCGCAGTTCCGGGCGCCGCGCGTGGCTGATGCTGTTTGTGTGGCTGGTGCTGCAGGGCGCTGGCGGCATCGTAGCGGCTGAGATCCGGGCGGCGCGCTATGTTGATCCCACGACGCGCTATGATCATGGTGTGCTGGGGGATGCCGTGGAATGGGGCGCACTGGAGCTGACCCTGACCGATGGTCGGCTGCTGCGGGCGGTCCTTCCTGATGCGCTGGTGTTCGAGGATACAGCACCCCGGCTTGCTGATGTGGATGGCGATGGTGCGCCTGAGGTGATCGTGGTCGAGTCGAGCCTGACGCGCGGTGCCCGCCTTGCGATTTGGGGCGAAGCCGGTCGAATCGCTGCAACGCCGCATATCGGTCAGCGCAATCGCTGGCTCGCTCCGGTCGGGGCGGCGGATCTCGACGGTGACGGGCGGATCGAGGTTGCCTATGTTGATCGTCCGCATCTGGCGAAACGGCTTAGGATCTGGCGGTTCGAAACCGGGGCGCTGCACCCGGTTGCCGATCTGGACGGGCTGACCAACCATCGTATCGGCTGGGACCATATCGAGAGCGGAATTCGCGACTGTGGTGCAGGCCTTGAAATGATCATGGCCGATGGTGGTTGGCAGCGGGTGATGGTGGCACGTCTGGACAACGACCGGCTGACGGCAAGGGTCGTTGGACCCTATTCGGGTCTTCAAAGCATTGAAAAGGCGCTGAGCTGCGACTGA
- a CDS encoding 2Fe-2S iron-sulfur cluster-binding protein — protein MAKITYIEHNGTPHEVEVANGLTVMEGARDNNIPGIEADCGGACACSTCHVYVDPAWVEKLPAKDDMEEDMLDFAFEPNPERSRLTCQIKVTDALDGLVVQMPEKQI, from the coding sequence ATGGCCAAGATCACCTATATCGAGCACAACGGCACCCCGCATGAGGTCGAGGTGGCCAACGGTCTGACCGTGATGGAGGGGGCTCGCGACAACAACATTCCGGGAATTGAGGCCGATTGCGGCGGTGCCTGCGCCTGCTCGACCTGCCATGTTTATGTCGACCCGGCCTGGGTCGAAAAGCTGCCGGCCAAGGACGACATGGAAGAGGACATGCTGGACTTTGCGTTTGAGCCCAATCCAGAGCGGTCTCGCCTGACCTGCCAGATCAAGGTGACGGATGCGTTGGACGGGCTGGTGGTTCAGATGCCGGAAAAACAGATCTGA
- the purD gene encoding phosphoribosylamine--glycine ligase yields the protein MNILILGSGGREHALAWAVMQNPKCDKLIVAPGNAGIARIAECAALDINDGGAVVQFADENLIEFVIIGPEAPLAAGVGDRLREAGLLVFGPSAAAAQLEASKNFTKEICAAAGAPTAAYGHFTNAASAHAYARQQGAPLVIKADGLAAGKGVIIAETDEQATAAIDHMFDGAFGAAGAEVVIEEFMAGEEASFFVLCDGTDVLPIGTAQDHKRVGEGDTGPNTGGMGAYSPAPVLSQAIADRAMDEIIRPTMAEMARRGTPYQGVLYAGLMIEDGAPRLVEYNARFGDPECQVLMMRLGAQVLDLLHACAEGRLASAQVNWADDHALTVVMATQGYPEDYVKGSVIAGLDSLPEGSWSMMFHAGTTDAPGGMIATGGRVLNATARGTTLQEARDRAYALIDQVNWPEGFCRRDIGWRAL from the coding sequence ATGAACATCCTCATTCTCGGCAGTGGCGGGCGCGAACACGCCTTGGCCTGGGCGGTGATGCAGAACCCAAAATGCGACAAGCTGATCGTCGCACCAGGCAATGCCGGGATCGCACGGATCGCGGAATGTGCGGCGCTCGACATCAACGACGGCGGTGCAGTGGTCCAGTTCGCCGACGAAAACCTCATCGAATTTGTCATTATCGGCCCCGAAGCGCCGCTGGCCGCCGGCGTCGGTGATCGTCTGCGCGAAGCCGGCCTGCTGGTCTTTGGCCCCTCAGCAGCCGCAGCACAACTCGAAGCCTCAAAGAATTTCACCAAGGAAATCTGCGCCGCCGCAGGTGCTCCGACCGCCGCCTATGGTCATTTCACCAACGCGGCGTCGGCCCATGCCTATGCCCGCCAACAGGGCGCCCCGCTGGTGATCAAGGCCGACGGACTGGCCGCCGGCAAAGGCGTCATCATCGCCGAAACCGATGAACAAGCCACAGCCGCCATCGACCACATGTTTGACGGCGCTTTTGGCGCGGCCGGCGCTGAAGTCGTAATCGAGGAATTCATGGCCGGCGAAGAGGCGTCGTTCTTTGTTCTCTGCGACGGTACAGACGTGCTGCCCATCGGCACGGCGCAGGACCACAAGCGCGTGGGCGAGGGCGACACCGGCCCCAATACCGGCGGCATGGGCGCCTATTCCCCCGCTCCCGTGCTAAGCCAGGCCATCGCCGACCGTGCGATGGACGAAATCATCCGACCGACTATGGCCGAAATGGCCCGACGCGGCACACCGTATCAGGGGGTGCTTTATGCTGGTCTGATGATCGAGGATGGCGCACCACGTCTGGTGGAATACAACGCCCGTTTCGGCGATCCTGAATGTCAGGTGCTCATGATGCGGCTGGGCGCGCAGGTGCTCGACCTGCTGCACGCCTGCGCCGAAGGCCGCCTTGCATCAGCGCAGGTCAACTGGGCCGACGACCACGCCCTGACAGTGGTTATGGCGACGCAGGGCTACCCCGAGGACTATGTCAAAGGCAGCGTCATCGCGGGCCTCGACTCATTGCCCGAGGGCAGCTGGTCGATGATGTTTCATGCAGGCACAACAGACGCGCCGGGCGGGATGATCGCCACCGGCGGCCGCGTGCTGAACGCCACAGCCCGTGGCACAACCCTGCAAGAGGCTCGCGATCGTGCCTATGCCCTCATTGATCAGGTCAACTGGCCCGAAGGGTTCTGCCGTCGCGACATTGGCTGGCGCGCGCTCTAG
- a CDS encoding peptidoglycan-binding domain-containing protein: protein MLSSARKTGYRSLRRSLQHEARAAMIRPCTALAALTFVGACAPADMATRAEMQAVAVEHAPDGSCFAREVTPAVYEQVPGQVQVVQAEYTSDGTMTRPPIYRNASVPRIVRPRGEIRFAAPCPAQMTPEVISSLQRALAARGYFNGTATGRMDATTVDAVRRFQTDRGLKSAHLSLETTRTLGLIAVETNVP, encoded by the coding sequence ATGCTTTCCTCTGCCCGGAAAACCGGATATCGTTCCTTGCGACGCAGCCTGCAACACGAGGCCCGAGCAGCCATGATCCGCCCCTGCACCGCCCTGGCGGCGCTGACCTTTGTTGGGGCCTGCGCCCCTGCCGATATGGCAACCCGGGCAGAGATGCAGGCGGTCGCCGTCGAACACGCGCCAGATGGCAGCTGCTTTGCGCGCGAAGTGACTCCCGCAGTCTATGAACAAGTGCCGGGACAAGTGCAGGTTGTGCAGGCGGAATATACGTCTGACGGCACGATGACCCGCCCGCCGATCTACCGCAACGCCTCGGTGCCGCGCATCGTGCGCCCGCGTGGGGAAATTCGCTTTGCCGCCCCATGCCCGGCCCAGATGACCCCCGAGGTGATCTCCTCGCTCCAGCGTGCGCTCGCTGCCCGAGGGTATTTCAACGGTACCGCCACCGGTCGCATGGACGCCACCACCGTCGACGCCGTGCGGCGGTTCCAGACTGACCGCGGCCTCAAGAGCGCGCATCTCTCGCTCGAGACCACGCGCACTCTTGGCCTGATCGCAGTTGAAACCAACGTTCCCTGA
- the xseA gene encoding exodeoxyribonuclease VII large subunit has translation MSDLIDDAPSDGGNAPEFTVSELSGAVKRTIEGEFAFVRVRGEVGRVSRPRSGHVYLDLKDDRAVISGVMWKGTASKLQTQPEEGMEVIATGRLTTFPGQSKYQIVIEDIRPAGMGALMAMLEKRKAMLAAEGLFAPERKQALPYLPEVIGVVTSPSGAVIRDILHRLRERFPRKVLIWPVAVQGAKCAPEVARAIAGFNALTPGGMVPRPDLLIVARGGGSIEDLWGFNEEIVARAAAASDIPLISAVGHETDTTLIDFVSDKRAPTPTAAAELAVPVRLDLLGWLGDMQARLGRSVGQRLDVRGQRLRDLARAMPRAETLLDGPRQRLDTLSDRLPQALIRSVQLRRVQLSERTGSLRPALLTRGLDSERRRLGERSGRIDPALVRLMAARRESLKLRSDRLSLRGVQRDLAAGRERLVGLERRLSETGRGQLRTLRGRLDAVERLRLTLGYEATLERGFAVVRGDGQVVTTRAAAAAASGLEIQFADGRFRIGGTAPRKSAPKPPEQGSLFGE, from the coding sequence ATGTCCGATCTGATCGACGATGCGCCGTCTGATGGCGGCAATGCGCCGGAATTCACTGTTTCCGAACTGTCTGGCGCGGTCAAACGGACGATCGAGGGCGAATTCGCCTTTGTCCGGGTGCGGGGTGAGGTCGGGCGGGTGTCGCGACCACGTTCGGGACATGTCTATCTGGATCTCAAGGATGACCGGGCTGTCATCTCGGGCGTGATGTGGAAGGGCACGGCGTCAAAATTGCAGACCCAGCCCGAAGAGGGGATGGAAGTGATCGCCACCGGGCGGCTGACCACGTTCCCGGGCCAGTCGAAATACCAGATTGTGATTGAGGATATCCGCCCTGCCGGCATGGGCGCGCTGATGGCAATGCTGGAAAAGCGCAAGGCGATGCTGGCGGCCGAGGGTCTGTTTGCACCGGAACGCAAGCAAGCGCTGCCGTATCTGCCCGAGGTGATCGGCGTCGTGACTTCGCCGTCGGGCGCGGTGATTCGCGATATTCTGCATCGGTTGCGCGAAAGGTTCCCGCGCAAGGTGCTGATCTGGCCGGTTGCAGTGCAGGGGGCGAAATGCGCGCCCGAGGTGGCGCGGGCGATTGCGGGGTTCAATGCTCTGACCCCCGGGGGGATGGTGCCGCGTCCGGATCTGCTGATCGTTGCGCGCGGCGGCGGGTCGATCGAGGATCTGTGGGGCTTTAACGAAGAAATCGTGGCGCGGGCCGCAGCGGCAAGTGACATTCCGCTGATTTCAGCCGTGGGTCATGAGACCGACACCACGCTGATTGATTTTGTGTCGGACAAGCGCGCGCCGACGCCGACCGCTGCGGCGGAACTGGCGGTGCCGGTGCGGTTGGATCTGTTGGGCTGGCTCGGGGATATGCAGGCGCGGCTGGGACGGTCGGTTGGGCAGCGGCTTGATGTCAGGGGGCAGCGGTTGCGGGATCTGGCGCGGGCGATGCCTCGGGCTGAGACGTTGCTGGATGGGCCGCGCCAGAGGCTGGACACGCTGTCCGACCGGTTGCCGCAGGCGCTGATCCGGTCTGTACAGCTGCGTCGGGTGCAATTGTCAGAGCGCACCGGCAGTCTGCGTCCCGCGCTGTTAACGCGCGGGCTGGATTCAGAGCGGCGCAGGCTGGGCGAGCGGTCGGGCCGGATTGATCCGGCGTTGGTGCGTCTGATGGCGGCACGTCGCGAATCGCTGAAACTGCGGTCGGATCGGCTGAGCCTGCGCGGGGTTCAGCGCGATCTGGCAGCGGGGCGTGAGCGTTTGGTCGGGCTGGAACGGCGGTTGTCGGAGACCGGACGCGGGCAGCTTCGAACCTTGCGGGGGCGGTTGGACGCGGTTGAGCGGTTGCGTCTGACATTGGGATACGAGGCGACGCTTGAGCGGGGCTTTGCCGTGGTGCGCGGCGACGGTCAGGTGGTCACAACGCGCGCAGCGGCGGCGGCGGCCTCGGGGCTGGAGATCCAGTTTGCTGATGGCCGGTTTCGGATTGGCGGCACCGCTCCGCGCAAATCCGCCCCCAAACCGCCGGAACAGGGGTCCCTGTTCGGCGAGTAA
- the hflK gene encoding FtsH protease activity modulator HflK produces MAGNNGGPWGSGGGGQGGDGNRGGGGGRRPDNNQPQIPEIDELVKKGQERLRVLMGGRGNGGGLNGGSSGGGGDNGPRLTRGTIGLAVLGAFAVWAFSSFYTVKPEEQSVELFLGKYSSTGNPGLNFAPWPFVTYDVVNVTSERTENIGARRGNNGDGLMLTTDANIVDIEFQVVWNINDPAKLLFNIRDPQLTVGAVSESVMREIIAASNLAPILNRDRGLIADTAMQDVQTTLDEYESGISIVRVNLETADPPREVIDSFREVQAAEQERDRLQRQADAYANRVLAEARGAAAQTREQAEGYRARVVNEALGEASRFTSVLEEYSKAEGVTRKRLYIETMEKVLGSVNKMILDKSVTGADGQGGGVVPYLPLNELNRSQTSQAGN; encoded by the coding sequence ATGGCAGGCAACAACGGCGGCCCCTGGGGCAGCGGCGGCGGCGGACAAGGGGGGGATGGCAACCGTGGAGGCGGTGGTGGTCGCAGACCCGACAACAACCAACCGCAGATCCCCGAGATCGACGAACTGGTCAAAAAAGGCCAGGAACGCCTGCGCGTGCTCATGGGGGGACGCGGTAATGGTGGCGGCCTGAATGGCGGCTCATCCGGCGGTGGTGGTGACAATGGCCCGCGCCTGACGCGTGGCACCATTGGTCTGGCGGTTCTGGGCGCGTTTGCGGTCTGGGCGTTTTCCAGCTTTTACACAGTCAAACCCGAAGAGCAGTCGGTTGAACTGTTCCTGGGCAAGTATTCCTCGACGGGCAATCCGGGGCTGAACTTTGCACCATGGCCCTTTGTCACCTACGACGTGGTCAATGTTACCTCCGAGCGGACCGAGAATATCGGCGCGCGGCGCGGCAACAACGGCGACGGTCTGATGCTGACCACCGATGCCAACATTGTCGATATCGAGTTTCAGGTGGTTTGGAACATCAACGATCCGGCCAAGCTGTTGTTCAACATCCGTGACCCGCAACTGACCGTGGGTGCCGTATCGGAATCTGTCATGCGCGAGATCATTGCCGCCAGCAATCTGGCGCCGATTCTCAACCGGGACCGGGGTCTGATCGCCGATACCGCGATGCAGGACGTGCAGACCACGCTTGATGAATACGAAAGCGGCATCAGCATCGTTCGTGTGAACCTTGAAACCGCCGATCCGCCCCGCGAAGTCATCGATTCGTTCCGCGAAGTGCAGGCCGCTGAACAGGAACGCGACCGCTTGCAACGCCAGGCGGATGCCTATGCCAACCGCGTTCTGGCCGAGGCTCGTGGTGCCGCAGCACAGACTCGCGAGCAGGCCGAAGGTTATCGCGCCCGGGTCGTCAACGAAGCATTGGGTGAAGCGAGCCGCTTTACCTCGGTGCTCGAAGAATACAGCAAAGCCGAGGGTGTGACCCGCAAGCGTCTCTATATCGAGACGATGGAAAAGGTGCTGGGCAGCGTCAACAAGATGATCCTCGACAAATCGGTGACAGGTGCCGACGGGCAGGGGGGCGGCGTTGTGCCGTATCTGCCGCTGAACGAGTTGAACCGGTCGCAAACGTCGCAGGCGGGGAACTGA
- a CDS encoding DegQ family serine endoprotease: MKPQVIALTRDTARPLRLFWMATLSMLLILSQVLMVAAQGAPKSFAELADRISPSVVNITTSTTVEGRTGPQGIVPEGSPFEDFFREFRDRNGEGDRPRRSSALGSGFVISEDGYVVTNNHVIEGADEIQIEFFEGFELPATLVGTDPNTDIALLKVEAEVPLKFVNFGDSDVARVGDWVMAMGNPLGQGFSVSAGIVSARNRALSGTYDDYIQTDAAINRGNSGGPLFNMDGDVIGVNTAILSPNGGSIGIGFSMASNVVTRVVTQLKDFGETRRGWLGVRIQDVTDDVAEAMGLDSTAGALVTDVPEGPAMESGMLSGDVILSFDGHEVADTRGLVRQVGNTEVGKTVRVQVNREGKTETLKVTLGRREEAEGATPNVESMEPEEPEQSELLGLTLSPLTAEIREQLQLSDDIKGLAVMDVVETSEAFGKGLRAGDVITEAGQSAVLSLSDLQDRIDAAEDAGRKSLLLLVRRGGDPRFVALNLDAE, encoded by the coding sequence GTGAAACCACAAGTTATCGCCCTGACACGCGACACCGCCAGACCGCTGCGGCTGTTCTGGATGGCAACGTTGTCGATGTTGCTGATTCTATCGCAGGTGCTGATGGTCGCAGCGCAGGGCGCTCCCAAGAGCTTTGCCGAACTGGCGGACCGCATCAGTCCATCGGTGGTGAACATCACCACCTCGACCACGGTCGAAGGGCGGACAGGCCCGCAAGGCATCGTTCCCGAGGGGTCTCCGTTCGAGGATTTCTTTCGCGAATTTCGTGACCGCAATGGCGAAGGCGACCGGCCGCGTCGGTCCTCGGCGCTGGGCTCTGGCTTTGTGATTTCCGAAGATGGCTATGTGGTGACAAACAATCATGTGATCGAGGGCGCGGATGAGATCCAGATCGAATTCTTTGAGGGGTTCGAACTGCCCGCGACGCTGGTTGGTACAGATCCAAACACCGATATCGCCCTGCTCAAGGTCGAGGCCGAGGTGCCGCTGAAATTCGTCAACTTCGGTGACAGCGATGTGGCACGGGTCGGCGATTGGGTGATGGCGATGGGCAACCCGCTGGGGCAGGGGTTTTCGGTCAGTGCGGGTATCGTATCGGCGCGCAACCGCGCACTCAGCGGCACCTATGACGACTATATCCAGACCGATGCGGCGATCAATCGGGGCAATTCCGGTGGTCCGCTGTTCAATATGGATGGCGATGTGATCGGGGTGAATACCGCGATCCTGTCGCCGAATGGTGGCTCGATCGGGATTGGCTTTTCGATGGCGTCGAATGTGGTGACGCGGGTGGTGACACAGCTCAAGGACTTTGGCGAGACGCGGCGCGGCTGGCTGGGTGTCCGAATCCAGGACGTGACCGACGATGTGGCCGAGGCGATGGGACTCGACAGCACTGCGGGCGCGCTGGTGACGGATGTGCCCGAAGGTCCGGCGATGGAGTCCGGGATGCTGTCTGGCGATGTGATCCTGAGCTTTGACGGCCACGAAGTGGCGGACACGCGCGGTCTTGTGCGGCAGGTCGGCAATACCGAGGTCGGTAAAACCGTGCGGGTGCAGGTCAACCGCGAGGGCAAGACTGAGACGCTCAAGGTTACGCTGGGACGCCGTGAAGAGGCTGAAGGCGCCACGCCGAATGTCGAATCGATGGAGCCCGAAGAGCCGGAGCAAAGCGAGCTTTTGGGTCTGACGCTGAGCCCGCTGACGGCCGAAATCCGTGAGCAGCTACAGCTTTCGGACGATATCAAGGGTCTTGCCGTGATGGATGTTGTTGAAACCTCAGAAGCGTTTGGCAAGGGCCTGCGTGCGGGGGACGTCATCACCGAGGCAGGCCAGAGCGCGGTACTCAGCCTTAGCGATCTACAGGATCGTATCGACGCCGCCGAGGACGCTGGGCGTAAATCGCTGCTGTTGCTGGTACGGCGCGGCGGGGATCCACGCTTTGTGGCATTGAACCTCGACGCCGAATAA
- a CDS encoding FAD-dependent oxidoreductase — translation MNFDYDLFVIGGGSGGVRAARVAAGEAGAKVALAEESRYGGTCVIRGCVPKKLMVFASEYAGVADEAGRYGWDVTRGVFDWAAFSKRLNGELDRLEGVYRRLLDGSGVKMFDSRATLRDAHTVALDNGDVVTAKHILVATGGHPVRPDLPNANLGIVSDDIFHLAALPKSILIIGGGYIACEFACILQGLGVDVTVYYRGAQILRGFDDEARGLIADAMCERGIKLHTGTNILDMCPADQAAEAGQGAGPDVLRAAGQSTHQTKASTGSNQGPVWVKSTTGHETVFDQVLFATGRKANTAGLGLEDLGVKLGRGGQIEVDSYSQTAVPSIYAIGDVTDRVNLTPVAIREGMAFVETVFKGNPTPVDHDLIPSAVFTQPEMGTVGLSEEAAREREEIEVYSTSFRPMQSAFIDKPDRVLMKLIVSKATRKVLGCHIVAPGAGEMIQMAGIAIKMGATKEDFDRTVAVHPTMSEELVTMRKPVRTA, via the coding sequence ATGAATTTTGACTATGATCTGTTTGTGATTGGCGGTGGCTCGGGCGGGGTCCGTGCCGCACGTGTGGCGGCAGGTGAGGCGGGAGCCAAGGTCGCGCTGGCCGAAGAGAGCCGCTATGGCGGTACCTGTGTGATCCGTGGCTGCGTGCCGAAAAAGCTCATGGTCTTTGCCAGTGAATATGCCGGAGTGGCCGATGAGGCCGGACGATATGGCTGGGACGTGACGCGCGGGGTATTCGACTGGGCCGCGTTCTCAAAGCGATTGAATGGTGAATTGGACCGGCTCGAAGGGGTCTATCGGCGGCTGCTGGATGGTTCGGGCGTCAAGATGTTCGACAGTCGCGCGACGCTGCGTGACGCGCATACCGTGGCGCTCGACAATGGTGACGTTGTGACTGCCAAGCATATCCTCGTCGCAACCGGCGGGCATCCGGTGCGCCCGGATTTGCCGAACGCTAATCTTGGTATTGTCTCGGACGACATCTTTCATCTGGCGGCCTTGCCCAAAAGTATCCTGATCATCGGTGGCGGCTATATTGCCTGCGAATTTGCCTGCATCCTTCAGGGATTGGGCGTGGATGTGACGGTCTATTATCGCGGTGCGCAGATTCTGCGCGGCTTTGACGACGAAGCACGCGGCCTGATTGCCGACGCGATGTGCGAACGTGGCATCAAATTGCATACAGGCACCAATATTCTGGATATGTGCCCTGCTGATCAGGCGGCTGAAGCCGGGCAAGGCGCCGGGCCAGATGTGTTGCGGGCCGCAGGACAGTCGACGCACCAAACCAAAGCCTCAACCGGGAGCAATCAGGGGCCAGTCTGGGTCAAATCCACCACCGGACACGAGACAGTCTTTGATCAGGTGCTGTTTGCCACGGGACGCAAGGCCAACACCGCAGGTCTAGGACTTGAAGATCTGGGCGTCAAACTGGGACGCGGCGGGCAGATCGAAGTGGACAGCTACAGCCAGACCGCAGTGCCGTCGATCTATGCCATCGGCGATGTGACCGACCGGGTCAATCTGACACCGGTGGCGATCCGCGAGGGCATGGCCTTTGTCGAAACGGTGTTCAAGGGCAACCCGACGCCGGTTGACCATGATCTGATCCCCAGCGCGGTGTTCACCCAACCCGAGATGGGAACAGTGGGGCTGAGCGAAGAGGCCGCGCGCGAGCGCGAAGAAATCGAGGTGTATTCGACCTCCTTTCGTCCGATGCAGAGCGCCTTTATCGACAAACCCGACCGGGTGCTGATGAAACTGATCGTGTCCAAGGCGACGCGCAAGGTATTGGGCTGTCATATCGTGGCCCCCGGCGCCGGCGAGATGATCCAGATGGCCGGTATCGCGATCAAGATGGGCGCCACCAAGGAAGATTTCGACCGCACCGTAGCGGTACATCCAACCATGTCAGAAGAGCTGGTGACGATGCGCAAACCCGTCAGAACCGCTTGA
- the hflC gene encoding protease modulator HflC, which translates to MKKINFILPVLVLVVIAVWSSVFVVDEREKALVLQFGQIKAVKEDPGLAFKVPFIQDVVKYDDRILSLDTETIEVTPSDDRRLVVDAFARYRISDVVQFRQAVGVGGIRAAEDRLSSVLNAQIREVLGADQVTSDTILSEDRRGLMTRIRDQARVSARGLGLDVVDVRLKQTNLPAQNLEATFARMRAEREREAADEIARGNEAAQRVRALADRTVTETLSEAEREAQVIRGEADARRNAVFAEAFGADEEFFAFYRSLQAYENALSGDNSTMVMTPDSEFFDYFKSEQGPSGSVSVAE; encoded by the coding sequence ATGAAAAAAATCAATTTCATTCTGCCGGTGCTCGTGCTTGTGGTGATCGCTGTCTGGTCGTCGGTCTTTGTGGTGGACGAGCGCGAAAAGGCGCTGGTGCTGCAATTTGGTCAGATCAAAGCGGTAAAGGAAGATCCGGGCCTCGCGTTTAAGGTGCCGTTCATTCAGGACGTGGTGAAATACGACGACCGTATTCTGTCGCTGGATACTGAAACCATCGAAGTGACGCCGTCGGATGACCGGCGTCTGGTGGTGGATGCCTTTGCGCGCTACCGCATTTCGGATGTGGTGCAGTTCCGGCAGGCGGTGGGTGTCGGTGGCATCCGCGCCGCCGAGGATCGTCTGTCCTCGGTTCTGAATGCGCAGATCCGCGAAGTTCTGGGGGCTGATCAGGTTACATCCGACACCATCCTGTCTGAGGATCGTCGCGGTCTGATGACGCGCATTCGCGATCAGGCACGGGTGTCTGCGCGCGGTCTGGGGCTGGATGTGGTCGATGTGCGGCTCAAGCAAACCAACCTGCCTGCGCAGAACCTCGAGGCGACTTTTGCCCGGATGCGTGCCGAACGTGAACGCGAAGCTGCGGACGAGATCGCACGCGGTAACGAGGCGGCGCAGCGTGTGCGCGCGTTGGCCGACCGTACCGTGACCGAGACCCTGTCTGAGGCCGAGCGTGAAGCGCAGGTCATCCGTGGTGAGGCCGATGCCCGCCGCAATGCGGTCTTTGCCGAAGCCTTTGGCGCGGATGAGGAATTCTTTGCCTTCTACCGCTCGCTTCAGGCCTATGAGAACGCGTTGTCGGGAGACAATTCGACAATGGTGATGACACCGGATTCCGAGTTCTTTGACTACTTCAAGTCTGAGCAGGGACCGTCCGGCAGCGTATCCGTCGCGGAATGA
- a CDS encoding L,D-transpeptidase family protein: protein MNNSKQVLRRDILRVAGAATLMFAAGPVHGQQVYKAHNALRPGEYIWHPERRPNGPISIIISNDEQHVHVYRNGFEIAVSTCSTGMSAKAIPTGVFVVQQKNRTHRSSTYESVPVQNADLLHWSGIALHADNVADNHSADGCVSLPLEFSVRLFDEIHLGSPIIIAPTHIHPLEIEHPGMILADYTEQQFAGVVETLGARKPPSEWTLSESYPIISLIVSSYDRKIMVIENDIPVAEGPLHWDGAPLGQHVYVLRGANKEAKSMQWQALSYGVDGQDSVHDLRRVKAEASMSDTILRYAHPGMVLVFTDKPLRPESRSSRDFVIMSSVS from the coding sequence ATGAACAATAGCAAGCAAGTGTTACGACGCGATATTCTGCGCGTCGCCGGTGCGGCGACACTTATGTTCGCCGCTGGACCGGTACACGGCCAGCAAGTCTACAAAGCGCATAACGCCCTGCGTCCTGGGGAATACATCTGGCATCCTGAGCGGCGGCCCAATGGGCCCATTTCGATCATCATTTCGAACGATGAACAACATGTGCATGTCTACCGCAACGGATTTGAAATTGCGGTTTCTACCTGCTCGACCGGCATGTCGGCCAAAGCGATCCCAACCGGCGTCTTTGTTGTGCAGCAAAAGAACAGAACCCATCGGTCATCGACCTATGAAAGCGTGCCAGTGCAGAATGCCGACCTGCTGCATTGGAGCGGTATCGCATTACACGCGGACAATGTTGCCGACAATCACTCCGCCGATGGCTGTGTGAGCTTGCCGCTGGAATTCTCGGTCCGCCTGTTTGACGAGATTCATTTAGGCTCGCCGATCATCATCGCTCCCACCCACATACACCCGTTGGAGATTGAGCACCCGGGTATGATCCTCGCGGACTATACCGAGCAGCAATTCGCAGGCGTTGTTGAAACGCTTGGCGCACGAAAACCGCCGTCTGAATGGACTCTTAGCGAGAGCTATCCGATCATATCGCTGATTGTATCGTCGTATGACCGCAAAATCATGGTCATAGAAAACGATATCCCGGTCGCCGAAGGTCCGCTGCACTGGGACGGCGCACCGCTGGGTCAACATGTGTATGTGCTCAGGGGGGCAAACAAAGAGGCGAAAAGCATGCAATGGCAGGCGCTGAGCTATGGCGTCGACGGTCAGGACAGCGTGCACGATCTGCGCCGCGTGAAGGCCGAAGCCTCCATGTCTGACACCATCCTACGCTATGCCCATCCGGGGATGGTCCTAGTCTTTACCGACAAGCCATTGCGGCCAGAAAGCCGATCGAGCCGTGATTTTGTCATTATGTCGTCGGTAAGCTAA